One Paraburkholderia flagellata genomic window carries:
- a CDS encoding MFS transporter, with product MSGSKTIDIKAFIDERHISAYQWLLVALCFLAVTADGMDVAIMGFVAPSIIHDWGISRPEFGLVMSAAPIGLVIGALAAGPASDRVGRKWVLITSVFLFGVFTILTSFTQSPVSMAVLRVLTGIGLGAAMPNSTTLLSEYSPQRRRALLITIMFTGFNLGSALIGFAAGWLVPNHGWRAVLIFGGAIPLALVPLQAWLLPESARLLAVRGATSKRIAATLNRVTGANFAGDENFVSTEPPLPTRKPIGVLFSQGYGVMTLALWVTYFMGLLVIYLLTGWLPTLIKDAGLSITVAANVTAMFQIGGTIGAVLVGWIMDKVRPARVISAAYVGGGICVLALAGVGALSSSLALLVFAAGFCMSGAQTGLNAYAPGRYPTVARATGVSWMLGMGRFGSIFGSAIGGALLGLGWEFAAILAMLAVPAVLAAMAILVSQRARHSEPATQVSAAH from the coding sequence ATGTCTGGCAGCAAAACAATTGATATCAAGGCGTTCATCGACGAACGCCACATTTCGGCCTACCAGTGGCTTCTGGTGGCGCTGTGCTTTCTCGCGGTGACAGCAGACGGCATGGACGTGGCCATCATGGGGTTCGTGGCGCCGTCCATCATTCACGATTGGGGCATTTCGCGCCCCGAGTTCGGGCTCGTCATGAGCGCGGCGCCCATCGGCCTCGTGATCGGCGCGCTGGCCGCCGGCCCCGCCTCCGACCGCGTCGGCCGCAAGTGGGTGCTGATTACCTCCGTGTTCCTCTTCGGCGTGTTCACGATCCTCACGTCGTTCACGCAGTCGCCGGTTTCCATGGCTGTGCTGCGCGTGCTGACCGGCATCGGTCTTGGCGCAGCCATGCCGAACTCCACGACGCTGCTCTCGGAGTACTCGCCGCAACGCCGCCGCGCGCTGCTCATCACGATCATGTTCACGGGCTTTAACCTCGGCTCGGCATTGATCGGCTTCGCGGCGGGCTGGCTCGTGCCGAACCATGGCTGGCGCGCGGTGTTGATCTTCGGCGGCGCCATTCCGCTCGCACTCGTGCCGCTGCAGGCCTGGCTGCTGCCGGAATCGGCGCGTCTGCTCGCCGTGCGGGGCGCCACGAGCAAGCGCATCGCCGCGACGCTTAACCGCGTGACTGGCGCCAACTTCGCGGGCGACGAGAATTTCGTCTCGACGGAACCGCCGCTGCCCACGCGCAAGCCGATTGGCGTGCTGTTCTCGCAAGGCTATGGCGTGATGACCCTCGCGCTGTGGGTCACGTATTTCATGGGCCTGCTCGTGATCTATCTGCTCACGGGTTGGCTGCCCACGCTGATCAAGGACGCGGGCCTCTCCATCACGGTGGCGGCGAACGTCACGGCCATGTTCCAGATTGGCGGCACGATCGGCGCGGTGCTGGTGGGCTGGATCATGGACAAGGTGCGTCCGGCGCGCGTAATCAGCGCGGCATATGTCGGCGGCGGTATTTGTGTACTGGCGCTGGCCGGCGTGGGCGCGCTTTCCTCGTCGCTCGCGCTGCTGGTATTCGCCGCGGGCTTCTGCATGAGCGGTGCGCAAACGGGCCTCAACGCCTACGCACCGGGCCGCTATCCGACGGTTGCGCGTGCAACGGGTGTGAGCTGGATGCTGGGCATGGGCCGCTTCGGCAGCATTTTCGGCTCGGCCATTGGCGGCGCGCTGCTGGGCCTTGGCTGGGAATTCGCCGCGATTCTCGCGATGCTCGCCGTACCGGCCGTGCTCGCAGCGATGGCGATCCTGGTTTCGCAGCGTGCGCGTCATTCGGAACCGGCTACGCAGGTGAGCGCAGCACACTGA
- a CDS encoding heavy metal sensor histidine kinase: protein MAVRSLTTGLALSFAGTTLAVFALVGSTLYFTLDREVKQQDDLDIVLISRHTRRLAQELRTEHDVREHAERLTSQVLGNPALSMEILGTGGAQLAEHNTAGIADAAFPDAALARRLPPTQRITEGDVVEWRNVRGVPVRGLATDAALADGTPVTIVIARDMTDRWRLLDHYRERLYGFGLAGMLLAFLMSWLLVRESLRPLREMAARAATVTVDRLDTPIEVEGAPSELEALTKSLNAMLERLHGGFERMSQYTADLAHDMRTPLGNLRGANEVALARERSTAEYEALLESNLEECERLSRMIESVIFLARAEHPQFMTTLAEFDVHDALTQIAEYFEGLADEADVQIRVQGTGRLRADKELFRRAVGNLLANALRYTPRGAQITLSVEQTPTAVEVTVANPGTPIDAALLERIFDRFYRADASRHSEPRAGASAGLGLAIVRTIMTLHGGSARAESDAASTRFILTFARP, encoded by the coding sequence ATGGCGGTGCGCTCGCTCACCACAGGCCTCGCGCTCAGTTTCGCGGGCACGACGCTCGCGGTATTCGCGCTCGTCGGCAGCACGCTCTATTTCACGCTGGACCGCGAAGTGAAGCAGCAGGACGACCTCGATATCGTGCTGATTTCGCGGCACACGCGCCGCCTCGCGCAGGAACTGCGCACCGAGCACGACGTGCGTGAACATGCGGAGCGGCTCACGAGCCAGGTGCTTGGCAATCCCGCGCTTTCGATGGAAATTCTCGGCACCGGCGGGGCGCAACTGGCCGAGCACAACACGGCGGGCATTGCGGACGCGGCGTTTCCAGATGCGGCGCTCGCCCGGCGCCTCCCCCCGACGCAACGCATCACCGAAGGCGACGTCGTGGAGTGGCGCAACGTGCGCGGCGTGCCGGTGCGCGGACTCGCCACGGACGCCGCGCTTGCGGACGGCACGCCGGTCACCATCGTCATTGCGCGCGACATGACGGACCGCTGGCGCCTGCTCGACCACTATCGCGAGCGGCTCTATGGCTTCGGCCTGGCCGGCATGCTGCTCGCGTTCCTCATGAGCTGGCTGCTCGTGCGCGAGTCGCTGCGCCCGCTGCGCGAGATGGCGGCGCGCGCGGCCACGGTCACGGTGGACCGGCTCGATACGCCCATCGAAGTCGAGGGCGCGCCGAGCGAGCTGGAGGCGCTCACCAAGTCGCTCAATGCCATGCTCGAGCGCCTGCACGGCGGCTTCGAGCGCATGTCGCAATACACGGCGGATCTCGCGCACGACATGCGCACGCCGCTCGGCAACCTGCGCGGCGCGAACGAAGTCGCGCTGGCGCGCGAGCGCAGCACCGCCGAATACGAGGCGCTGCTCGAATCGAATCTGGAGGAATGCGAACGACTTTCACGCATGATCGAAAGCGTCATCTTTCTCGCGCGCGCGGAGCACCCGCAATTCATGACGACGCTCGCGGAATTCGACGTGCATGATGCGCTCACCCAGATTGCCGAGTACTTCGAAGGTCTCGCGGATGAGGCCGATGTACAGATCCGCGTGCAGGGCACGGGCCGCCTGCGCGCGGACAAGGAACTGTTCCGGCGCGCCGTGGGCAACCTGCTCGCCAATGCGCTGCGCTACACGCCGCGCGGCGCGCAAATCACCCTGAGCGTCGAACAGACGCCAACGGCCGTCGAGGTGACAGTCGCCAATCCGGGCACGCCCATCGACGCGGCGCTGCTCGAGCGTATTTTCGACCGCTTCTATCGCGCCGATGCGTCGCGCCACAGCGAGCCGCGCGCGGGCGCTTCGGCGGGGCTAGGGCTTGCGATCGTGCGCACGATCATGACGCTGCATGGCGGCTCCGCACGTGCCGAGAGCGATGCGGCGAGTACGCGTTTCATCCTGACGTTCGCGCGCCCTTAG
- a CDS encoding tannase/feruloyl esterase family alpha/beta hydrolase: MKNPHTRRLFTSARARAASLLSLFVIFSAATLVAACGSGGSGSSSGDAAKAPLAVVAPVVDCSKLASVDITDIGGSGSTITSATVTTATINGASVNFCTVKGTLAPSNTFEVALPVSTWTQRFAALGCGGLCGNLSDPTQQSSFSFSYTCPLVQEGGFVTAATDMGHSGNDSSWTTDPQKQADFAYRGQHITTLTAEKLIKAYYGQTQKYAYFIGCSDGGREALMAAQRYPNDYNGIIAGAPAAHFQIQNSLYHGWSVESQSTTGDSTGNATLYADKALVLHKAVVAACGGQAGVPDGLIADPRTCNFDPASIQCAQGATNTSNCLTAAEVATASKIYGGPVDATTGERMLAGSPQMGSEENWVGVEVPTTNSTAAPVSVKNLFSYMIVTGAYNLIFTGSPTMPTIDTFGYTDASFYPTYLQANHPLMDATSPDLSAFKKAGGKLILWHGWADQHISPLFTIQYFEAVQNTMGASNVSDFARLYVVPGVAHCGGGEGFPNIDLVSQITAWAEQGTAPNAVMTYQTDSSNNVTASRPVYPYPAVAQFTGTGDWHLGANWTQGAPLYNQPTHAWAGSSFYTTYTPTTQGVAAP, translated from the coding sequence ATGAAAAACCCGCATACCCGGCGGCTTTTCACGAGCGCGCGCGCTCGTGCAGCCTCGCTGCTTTCACTGTTCGTCATCTTCTCGGCGGCCACGCTCGTCGCTGCATGCGGCAGCGGCGGCAGCGGCAGCAGCAGCGGCGACGCAGCGAAAGCGCCGCTCGCAGTCGTGGCGCCCGTAGTGGATTGCTCCAAGCTGGCTTCGGTCGATATCACCGATATTGGCGGTTCGGGCAGCACGATTACGTCGGCCACCGTGACCACGGCGACCATCAACGGTGCTTCGGTCAACTTCTGTACCGTGAAGGGCACGCTCGCGCCTTCGAATACCTTCGAAGTGGCGCTGCCGGTGAGCACGTGGACGCAGCGCTTTGCGGCGCTGGGCTGCGGGGGCTTGTGCGGCAACCTGAGCGATCCGACCCAGCAGTCGTCGTTCAGCTTCAGCTACACGTGCCCGCTCGTGCAGGAAGGCGGCTTCGTGACGGCGGCGACGGACATGGGCCACTCGGGCAACGACTCGTCGTGGACGACGGACCCGCAAAAGCAGGCCGATTTCGCGTATCGCGGACAGCACATCACGACGCTCACGGCGGAAAAGCTCATCAAGGCTTATTACGGGCAGACGCAAAAGTACGCGTACTTCATCGGTTGCTCGGACGGCGGCCGCGAAGCGCTCATGGCTGCGCAACGCTACCCGAACGACTATAACGGCATCATCGCGGGCGCTCCGGCGGCGCACTTCCAGATCCAGAACTCGCTGTATCACGGCTGGAGCGTGGAGTCGCAAAGCACGACCGGCGACAGCACCGGAAACGCCACGCTTTACGCAGACAAGGCGCTCGTGCTGCACAAGGCAGTCGTGGCAGCTTGCGGCGGCCAGGCGGGCGTCCCCGACGGCCTGATCGCCGATCCGCGCACCTGCAATTTCGATCCCGCATCGATCCAGTGTGCGCAGGGCGCGACGAACACGAGCAACTGTCTGACGGCAGCCGAAGTCGCCACCGCGAGCAAGATCTATGGCGGACCGGTGGACGCGACAACCGGCGAGCGCATGCTGGCGGGCTCCCCGCAGATGGGTTCGGAAGAGAACTGGGTAGGCGTGGAAGTGCCGACGACGAACTCGACGGCCGCACCGGTTTCGGTGAAGAACCTGTTCAGCTACATGATCGTGACGGGCGCCTATAACCTGATCTTCACGGGCTCGCCCACCATGCCGACCATCGACACGTTCGGCTACACGGATGCGAGTTTCTACCCGACCTACCTGCAGGCCAACCATCCGCTGATGGACGCGACGAGCCCCGACCTCTCGGCATTCAAAAAGGCGGGCGGCAAGCTGATCCTGTGGCACGGCTGGGCGGATCAACACATTTCGCCGCTCTTCACGATCCAGTACTTCGAGGCCGTGCAGAACACGATGGGCGCCTCGAACGTGAGCGATTTCGCGCGCCTGTACGTCGTGCCTGGCGTGGCGCACTGCGGCGGCGGCGAAGGCTTCCCGAACATCGACCTCGTCTCGCAGATCACGGCGTGGGCCGAGCAGGGCACGGCGCCGAACGCGGTCATGACGTACCAGACCGATTCGTCGAACAACGTGACGGCCAGCCGCCCCGTTTATCCGTATCCGGCCGTCGCGCAGTTCACGGGCACCGGCGACTGGCACCTCGGCGCCAACTGGACGCAGGGCGCACCGCTGTACAACCAGCCCACGCATGCCTGGGCGGGCTCGAGCTTCTATACAACGTACACGCCGACTACGCAGGGGGTTGCCGCACCTTGA
- a CDS encoding amidohydrolase family protein, with the protein MIIDIHGHYTTAPKALEAWRKRQIAGIANPSEMPRASELKIGDDELRESIELNQLKLMRERGLDLTIFSPRASFMAHHIGGFQVSSTWAAICNELCHRVSELFPAHFVPAAMLPQSPGVDPATCVEELVKCVEQYGNVAVNLNPDPSGGHWTSPPLSDRYWYPIYEKLVEYDIPAMIHVSTSCNACFHTTGAHYLNADTTAFMQCLTSDLFRDFPTLRFVIPHGGGAVPYHWGRFRGLAQELKKPPLNEHLLNNVFFDTCVYHQPGIDLLTRVIPVDNILFASEMIGAVRGVDPETGHYYDDTKRYIEAAHVDAADRYKIYEGNARRVYPRLNARLKAKGL; encoded by the coding sequence ATGATCATCGACATTCACGGGCACTACACCACGGCGCCCAAAGCGCTGGAGGCGTGGCGCAAACGCCAGATAGCGGGCATCGCCAATCCGTCCGAGATGCCCAGGGCATCGGAGCTGAAGATCGGCGACGACGAATTGCGCGAATCGATCGAACTCAATCAACTGAAGCTGATGCGCGAGCGCGGTCTCGATCTCACGATTTTCAGTCCGCGCGCGAGTTTCATGGCCCATCATATTGGCGGCTTCCAGGTGTCGAGCACGTGGGCCGCGATCTGCAACGAGCTGTGCCACCGCGTGAGCGAGCTCTTTCCTGCGCATTTCGTGCCGGCCGCGATGCTGCCGCAAAGCCCGGGCGTCGATCCCGCCACGTGCGTTGAGGAACTCGTCAAATGCGTGGAGCAGTACGGCAACGTGGCGGTCAACCTGAATCCCGATCCCTCGGGCGGACACTGGACGAGCCCGCCGCTTTCGGACCGCTACTGGTACCCGATCTACGAGAAGCTCGTCGAATACGACATTCCCGCGATGATCCACGTGAGCACGAGCTGCAACGCGTGTTTCCACACCACGGGCGCGCACTACCTGAACGCGGATACGACCGCCTTCATGCAGTGCCTCACGTCGGACCTGTTCCGCGATTTCCCCACGCTGCGTTTTGTGATTCCGCACGGCGGCGGCGCGGTGCCTTACCACTGGGGACGCTTTCGGGGCCTGGCGCAGGAGCTGAAAAAGCCGCCGCTCAACGAGCATTTGCTGAATAACGTGTTCTTCGACACCTGCGTGTATCACCAGCCCGGCATCGATCTGCTCACGCGTGTGATTCCCGTCGACAACATTCTGTTCGCCAGCGAGATGATCGGCGCGGTGCGTGGCGTCGACCCCGAGACTGGCCACTACTACGACGACACGAAGCGCTATATCGAAGCCGCGCACGTCGATGCCGCGGACCGCTACAAGATCTACGAAGGCAACGCGAGGCGCGTATATCCGCGTCTGAACGCGCGGCTCAAGGCAAAGGGCTTGTGA
- a CDS encoding efflux transporter outer membrane subunit, which yields MFERPLPTLRRIAVVCTAASLAACTTLPHYSTPSVDVPAHYATQTPQPAAAPGWTVAAPADAKPRGPWWTVFGDNDLDQLEARVDVSNQTVRQALANLEAARAMIDYQRAGYAPVVTAGVAAQRYRTSQNLVDRSLAGKTIPDYSTGLTASWEPDLFGRVKDATTEAHANAQATEADLESVRLSMTSQLAMDYFDLRSLDRQKKLLDDTVTAYTAALRIVQQQLADGAIDASAVAQAQTQLESARTADSDIDVQRAQREHAIATLIGVPASTFSLPPRVDPAVVPSIPAGVPSALLERRPDIAASERRVAAANARIGEAHAAFYPDLTLSATAGLESTFFAPWFSAPSLFWSIGSQLAGTLFDGGRRDATLKGANAQYDAAVAGYRQTVLTAFQQVEDNLSALDTLSSEAESQRRATVAAQLSLKLTTNRYQAGAVTYLDVVTAQTIALSNERNEELIAGRRLDASVQLLEALGGGWDRAELSNLSAKGARTSG from the coding sequence ATGTTCGAACGCCCTCTCCCCACGCTGCGCCGGATCGCCGTAGTCTGCACAGCGGCATCGCTCGCGGCGTGCACCACATTGCCGCACTACAGCACGCCCTCGGTGGATGTACCCGCGCACTACGCCACACAAACACCACAACCCGCAGCGGCGCCCGGCTGGACCGTCGCTGCGCCCGCCGACGCCAAACCACGCGGCCCCTGGTGGACCGTCTTCGGCGACAACGACCTCGACCAGCTCGAAGCCCGCGTGGATGTATCGAACCAGACCGTGCGCCAGGCGCTCGCCAATCTCGAAGCGGCACGCGCGATGATCGATTATCAACGCGCGGGCTATGCGCCTGTCGTCACGGCGGGCGTGGCTGCGCAGCGCTACCGGACCTCGCAGAATCTCGTGGACCGCTCGCTTGCGGGCAAAACGATTCCCGACTATTCGACGGGGCTCACCGCGAGCTGGGAGCCCGACCTGTTCGGGCGCGTGAAGGACGCAACCACCGAGGCGCATGCCAACGCGCAGGCCACGGAAGCCGACCTCGAATCGGTACGCCTTTCGATGACGAGCCAGCTTGCTATGGACTACTTCGATTTGCGCTCGCTCGATCGCCAGAAGAAGCTGCTCGACGACACGGTGACCGCGTACACGGCCGCGCTTCGCATCGTGCAGCAGCAGCTCGCTGATGGCGCGATCGACGCCTCCGCCGTCGCCCAGGCGCAAACGCAGCTCGAAAGCGCTCGCACGGCGGACAGCGACATCGACGTGCAGCGCGCGCAACGCGAGCACGCCATCGCCACGTTGATCGGCGTTCCCGCTTCGACGTTCAGTTTGCCGCCGCGCGTCGATCCTGCCGTCGTGCCGTCGATCCCCGCAGGCGTGCCCTCGGCGCTGCTCGAACGGCGTCCCGATATCGCCGCTTCGGAACGGCGTGTAGCGGCAGCGAATGCAAGAATCGGCGAGGCGCATGCGGCCTTTTATCCCGACCTCACGCTCTCCGCCACGGCGGGCCTCGAAAGCACGTTCTTCGCGCCGTGGTTCAGCGCGCCGAGCCTCTTCTGGTCGATCGGTTCGCAACTCGCGGGCACGCTCTTCGACGGCGGCCGCCGCGACGCCACGCTCAAAGGCGCGAACGCGCAATACGACGCGGCCGTGGCCGGCTACCGCCAAACCGTGCTCACGGCGTTCCAGCAGGTGGAGGACAACCTGAGCGCGCTCGATACGTTGTCTAGCGAAGCCGAAAGCCAGCGGCGCGCCACGGTCGCCGCGCAACTCTCGCTCAAGCTCACCACGAACCGCTATCAGGCGGGCGCCGTGACCTATCTCGATGTCGTGACCGCGCAGACCATCGCGCTCTCGAACGAGCGCAACGAGGAACTGATCGCGGGAAGAAGGCTCGACGCGAGCGTACAGTTGCTAGAGGCGCTCGGCGGCGGCTGGGACCGCGCTGAACTGAGCAACCTGAGCGCTAAGGGCGCGCGAACGTCAGGATGA
- a CDS encoding methyl-accepting chemotaxis protein, whose protein sequence is MHTEPSTKPNHQGEAALPPGKLLVSTTDTRGVITYCNDAFIEASGLPREALIGHPHSVVRHPDMPAEVYRDMWATLKRREPWIGVLKNRFSHGQHCWVQIGVTPIIEGQHVAAYRAVHTAASRDQVRAAEALYATLLIEQRAARRRHHLQAGAIVRKDMVGRLSRFVHPTMKTQTYLLTSGLAAAGMVTGVIVDGGASSITPVRTAIGLAACVAFGVLAEYRMRFMFIFPLRRLLGAATRLAMGDLTQKVENTWKPTGVVGKLEQSVNQVSLNMRAIVGDARDQMARMSAATVTVSEGSQKLSARAESQAASLEQSAASMQHIAANVRQTADAARQAATSAGRARAITEDSGRAVEAMTVTMQGITEASRKIGEIIQVIEGISFQTNILALNAAVEAARAGEHGRGFAVVASEVRNLAGRAAVAAKEIAGLIVDSTQKVQEGCQLTETAREKMQQAVQAVRDVNVLIDEINTATGEQSAGIAEIKQALDHIEALTQQDSALVNHFSISANTLGRNAQTVIETVGAFRI, encoded by the coding sequence GTGCACACTGAACCATCGACCAAGCCGAACCATCAGGGAGAAGCCGCTCTCCCTCCCGGAAAATTGCTCGTTTCCACGACCGACACGCGCGGCGTGATCACCTACTGCAACGACGCATTCATCGAAGCCAGCGGCCTTCCCCGCGAGGCACTGATCGGGCACCCTCATAGTGTCGTGCGCCACCCCGACATGCCGGCCGAGGTCTATCGCGACATGTGGGCCACGCTGAAAAGACGTGAGCCATGGATTGGCGTGCTGAAGAACCGCTTCAGCCATGGGCAGCATTGCTGGGTGCAGATCGGCGTGACACCCATCATCGAAGGGCAGCATGTCGCTGCGTACCGGGCGGTCCACACCGCCGCTTCGCGCGATCAGGTGCGGGCCGCCGAAGCGCTGTATGCAACTTTGCTCATAGAGCAAAGAGCGGCCCGGCGTAGACACCATCTGCAGGCAGGCGCGATTGTTCGCAAGGACATGGTGGGACGGCTTTCGCGTTTCGTGCATCCCACCATGAAGACGCAGACCTACTTGCTCACGAGCGGTCTCGCGGCGGCCGGCATGGTCACGGGGGTTATCGTCGACGGCGGCGCATCGTCGATCACGCCCGTGCGCACGGCGATCGGCCTTGCGGCCTGCGTGGCGTTCGGCGTGCTCGCCGAATACCGCATGCGCTTCATGTTCATTTTCCCGCTGCGCCGTCTGCTCGGCGCGGCCACGCGGCTCGCCATGGGCGATCTCACGCAGAAAGTCGAGAACACCTGGAAGCCCACCGGCGTGGTCGGCAAGCTCGAACAATCGGTCAACCAGGTCAGCCTGAACATGCGCGCCATCGTCGGCGACGCGCGCGACCAGATGGCACGCATGAGCGCGGCCACGGTGACCGTATCCGAGGGCAGCCAGAAGCTCTCGGCGCGCGCCGAATCGCAGGCGGCGAGCCTCGAGCAATCCGCGGCCTCGATGCAGCATATTGCGGCCAATGTGCGGCAAACCGCCGATGCGGCGCGGCAGGCCGCCACCAGCGCAGGCCGCGCACGCGCGATTACCGAAGACAGCGGCCGCGCCGTGGAAGCCATGACAGTGACGATGCAGGGCATCACCGAGGCCTCCCGCAAGATTGGCGAGATCATTCAGGTGATCGAAGGGATTTCCTTCCAGACCAATATTCTCGCGCTCAACGCGGCCGTAGAAGCGGCGCGCGCAGGCGAGCATGGGCGCGGCTTCGCGGTGGTGGCAAGCGAGGTGCGCAATCTCGCGGGCCGCGCGGCCGTGGCGGCCAAGGAAATCGCCGGCCTCATCGTCGACTCGACACAGAAGGTCCAGGAAGGTTGCCAACTCACTGAAACGGCCCGCGAAAAGATGCAGCAGGCGGTGCAGGCAGTGCGCGACGTCAATGTGCTAATCGACGAAATCAATACCGCGACCGGCGAGCAAAGCGCTGGCATTGCCGAGATCAAACAGGCTTTGGATCACATCGAAGCGCTCACGCAACAGGACAGCGCGCTCGTGAATCACTTTTCGATTTCGGCCAATACGCTCGGCAGGAATGCGCAAACCGTGATCGAAACGGTGGGGGCGTTCAGGATCTAA
- a CDS encoding substrate-binding domain-containing protein has translation MTKEDVKSDAALAGVGSMATRLLLAGLAEQYTRETGQRLTVAAIGGVDAARRVQAGEAFDFAVLATAAIERLAAGGHLVGARTDVVRSGMAAAVAAGAAHPDIGTEGALRETILRAARIGYSTGPSGDHLLGLLERWGVAETLAPRLVMAQPGVPVASLIADGDVEIGFQQLSELKDVPGVDVVGPLPDGAQLVTVFSAAICVVSRQRRAAADFLAFLGSERAEATKRAFGMEPAGGAEYGR, from the coding sequence ATGACAAAGGAAGACGTGAAAAGCGATGCCGCGCTGGCCGGTGTCGGGTCGATGGCGACGCGCCTCCTGCTTGCGGGTCTCGCCGAGCAATACACGCGCGAAACGGGGCAGCGGCTGACTGTTGCCGCAATAGGTGGCGTGGACGCCGCGCGGCGCGTGCAAGCGGGCGAGGCGTTCGATTTCGCCGTGCTGGCCACGGCGGCGATCGAGCGCCTGGCGGCGGGCGGGCACCTCGTGGGCGCACGCACGGACGTCGTGCGCTCCGGCATGGCGGCGGCCGTCGCCGCTGGCGCGGCGCACCCGGATATCGGCACTGAAGGCGCACTGCGCGAGACGATTCTGCGCGCGGCGCGCATCGGCTATTCGACGGGGCCGAGCGGCGACCATTTGCTGGGCCTGCTCGAGCGCTGGGGCGTGGCCGAAACGCTCGCACCGCGCCTCGTGATGGCGCAACCGGGTGTGCCGGTGGCGAGCCTCATCGCGGATGGCGACGTCGAGATCGGGTTTCAGCAATTGAGTGAGCTAAAAGATGTGCCGGGCGTGGACGTCGTCGGACCGCTTCCCGACGGGGCTCAACTCGTCACGGTCTTTTCCGCGGCGATCTGCGTGGTGTCCCGGCAGCGGCGGGCGGCGGCGGACTTCCTTGCGTTCCTGGGGTCGGAACGCGCCGAGGCGACCAAGCGGGCGTTTGGCATGGAGCCCGCGGGCGGCGCGGAGTACGGGCGGTAG
- a CDS encoding heavy metal response regulator transcription factor gives MRILVIEDEPKTGAYLKKGFEESGYAVDVAADGAEGLILAKEAAYDVIVLDVMLPAMDGWTVLKTLRTTHTTPVLFLTARDDISDRVKGLELGADDYLVKPFAFVELLARVRTLARRGPPRESDVLMLGDLEVDVTRRRVKRGAARIDLTPKEFSLLQLLVRRQGEVLTRTQIASYVWDMNFDSDTNVVEVAIRRLRAKVDDAFDVKLIHTVRGVGYVAEIKGHA, from the coding sequence ATGCGCATTCTTGTGATCGAAGACGAGCCGAAGACCGGCGCGTATCTGAAGAAGGGCTTCGAGGAATCCGGCTACGCCGTGGACGTTGCCGCGGACGGCGCCGAAGGCTTGATCCTCGCAAAGGAGGCCGCGTACGACGTGATCGTGCTCGACGTAATGCTGCCCGCCATGGACGGCTGGACGGTGCTCAAGACGCTGCGCACCACGCACACTACGCCGGTGCTCTTCCTCACCGCGCGCGACGATATCAGCGACCGCGTGAAGGGCCTCGAACTGGGCGCGGACGACTATCTCGTGAAGCCGTTCGCGTTTGTCGAACTGCTCGCGCGCGTGCGCACGCTGGCCCGCCGTGGCCCCCCGCGCGAGAGTGACGTGCTCATGCTAGGCGACCTCGAAGTGGACGTTACGCGCCGGCGCGTGAAACGCGGGGCGGCGCGCATCGACCTCACGCCGAAGGAGTTCTCGCTCCTGCAACTGCTCGTGCGCCGCCAGGGCGAAGTGCTGACACGCACGCAAATCGCTTCCTACGTGTGGGACATGAACTTCGACAGCGACACCAACGTCGTGGAAGTCGCGATCCGCCGCCTGCGCGCGAAGGTGGACGACGCGTTCGACGTCAAGCTGATCCACACGGTGCGCGGCGTGGGCTACGTCGCCGAGATCAAAGGGCACGCCTGA